Proteins from a genomic interval of Lolium perenne isolate Kyuss_39 chromosome 1, Kyuss_2.0, whole genome shotgun sequence:
- the LOC127333972 gene encoding uncharacterized protein — MMRTKQKPNPALPQPQYYGNAKAAKDDYCDMVRSRHPEVDDPLRIPTDEESLVPSSRGRPHGRFPFLNKVVKPTHATSYTRLKHTLTADSPQPRPRPARPPAYDPEFEAAFEACNEAYQQAAAQWNRQNTAYMAYIGEMMISMSTGTPPPARVTVAGDMPIMPSRAAFAATYYGSTPEGTGCSGNQASQGGREVTPVHEGGRSPGTTPGASLSTTPGTTPGASPSTSPGRSSGPSPGGSSAASTGAQPRAARFANDVGGHTPPGSFLR, encoded by the exons atgatgcggacgaagcagaagcccaatcccgcattgcctcagccacagtactacggcaatgccaaggccgccaaggatgactactgcgacatggtgaggtctcgtcacccggaggtggatgaccccttgcGCATCCCGaccgacgaggagtcgttggtcccgTCGAGTCGCGGGCGTCCGCATGGCCGTTTCCCCTTTCTGAATAAGGTGGTCAAGCCTACCCACGCCACGAGCTACACGcgtctcaagcataccctcaccgccgacagcccccaacctcgtccacggcctgctcgtccacccgcctacgat cctgagttcgaggcggccttcgaagcctgtaatgaagcgtatcagcaggccgctgcgcagtggaataggcagaatacagcctacatggcgtatatagga gaaatgatgatttctatgtctactggtacaccgccaccggctcgagttaccgtggcgggggacatgcctatcatgccatcgagggcagctttcgctgcgacttactacggatccacaccggag ggaacgggatgctccgggaaccaggcctcgcagggtgggcgcgaggtcacaccggttcatgaaggtggtcggtctcctgggactactcccggtgcctctctgtcgactactcctgggactactcccggtgcctctccgtcgacttctcctgggcgtagttccggtccttctccaggtggttcttctgcagcttctaccggagcgcAACCCCGGGCTGCTCGTTTCGCCAACGATGTGGGCGGACACACCCCGCCCGGGTCCTTCCTTCGCTAG
- the LOC139830534 gene encoding auxin-responsive protein SAUR32-like, giving the protein MPHRAAPKGCVTVRVGAEGEEQRRFAVPLGHLSHPLFAALLEEAEREYGFRHQGAIAIPCRVDRFVHVEQLIDRDLVDHHLHLVDLDNCGATLTAGHSNSHIQLPRFVGCFRD; this is encoded by the coding sequence ATGCCACACAGGGCGGCGCCCAAGGGGTGCGTGACGGTGCGCGTGGGCGCCGAGGGCGAGGAGCAGCGGCGATTCGCGGTCCCGCTGGGCCACCTCAGCCACCCGCTCTTCGCCGCGCTGCTcgaggaggcggagcgcgagTACGGGTTCCGGCACCAGGGCGCCATCGCCATCCCCTGCCGCGTCGACCGCTTCGTCCACGTCGAGCAGCTCATCGACCGCGACCTCGTCGACCACCACCTGCACCTCGTCGACCTGGACAACTGCGGCGCCACCCTCACCGCCGGACACAGCAACAGCCACATCCAGCTGCCGCGCTTCGTCGGCTGCTTCCGCGACTGA